One Buchnera aphidicola (Panaphis juglandis) DNA segment encodes these proteins:
- the dapE gene encoding succinyl-diaminopimelate desuccinylase: MVCPVLNLAKQLVSIPSISPLDFGCQNVIASRLLNVGFNVMLFRNNDTNNLWAYHGIDGIKLSFAGHTDVVPAGDKNNWYMSQPFVPYVKNGYLFGRGSSDMKGSLAAMVVAAERFVTLYPHHPGQLSFLITSDEESDAVNGTIRIIEYLKFINFHINYCIIGEPTSKNIFGDTIKIGRRGSLHAHLFIYGKQGHIAYPQFSINPIHQIIPFLNELMLIKWSIGNSFFKPTSMQISNINSGLNSDNVTPEQLSLKFNFRFGTDILVKDIKKQVLFLLEKYNLNYSIKWKLSGMPFLTSSKILVNFIKNSLQKYGFINPTLSTSGGTSDGRFIKNISSEILEFGPINKTIHQVNECIKIRDLKFLSLVYEDVMKNILC, translated from the coding sequence ATGGTTTGTCCTGTTTTAAATTTAGCAAAACAGTTGGTTTCTATTCCATCTATTAGCCCATTAGATTTTGGTTGTCAAAATGTTATTGCAAGCAGATTACTTAATGTTGGTTTTAATGTTATGTTATTTAGAAATAATGATACTAATAATCTATGGGCGTATCATGGAATTGATGGTATTAAATTATCATTTGCTGGACATACAGATGTTGTTCCAGCTGGTGATAAAAATAATTGGTATATGTCACAACCATTTGTTCCATATGTTAAAAATGGATACTTATTTGGTAGAGGTTCCTCAGACATGAAAGGATCTTTGGCGGCAATGGTTGTGGCTGCTGAAAGATTTGTTACTTTATATCCTCATCATCCTGGACAATTATCGTTTTTAATTACCTCTGATGAGGAATCAGATGCAGTTAATGGGACTATTCGAATTATAGAATATTTAAAATTCATTAATTTCCATATTAATTATTGTATTATTGGTGAACCTACTAGTAAAAATATTTTTGGTGATACCATTAAAATTGGTAGGCGTGGATCATTACATGCTCATTTATTTATTTATGGTAAACAAGGTCATATTGCTTATCCTCAATTTTCTATAAATCCTATTCATCAAATTATTCCTTTTTTAAATGAATTAATGTTGATAAAATGGAGTATTGGTAATAGTTTTTTTAAACCAACTAGTATGCAAATTTCTAATATAAATTCTGGATTAAATAGTGATAATGTTACTCCAGAACAGTTATCTTTAAAGTTTAATTTTCGTTTTGGTACAGATATTTTAGTTAAAGATATTAAAAAACAGGTTTTATTTTTGTTAGAGAAATATAATTTGAATTACTCTATTAAATGGAAATTATCCGGGATGCCTTTTTTAACATCATCAAAAATTTTAGTTAATTTTATAAAAAATTCATTACAAAAATATGGATTCATAAATCCTACATTATCCACTTCTGGAGGTACTTCTGATGGTCGTTTCATTAAAAATATTTCTTCTGAAATTTTAGAGTTTGGTCCAATTAATAAAACTATACATCAGGTGAATGAATGCATTAAAATTCGTGATTTGAAATTTTTGAGTTTAGTTTATGAAGATGTTATGAAAAATATATTATGTTAA
- the dapA gene encoding 4-hydroxy-tetrahydrodipicolinate synthase — translation MLKGSIVAIITPMNEKGQICRTSLKKIVQYHIKNQTNAIVSVGTTGESSTLNKKEHKDVILSTIEFADGKIPVIAGTGANSTIEAITLTKNLENSGIYACLSVVPYYNKPTQNGLYQHFKKISENTDIPQILYNVPSRTGCDMLPKTVIKLSKLKNIIGIKEATGDLKRVYQIQKHTKKNFLLLSGDDSTALEFMHLGGNGVISVTANIAAKKMYEMCKYALEKDFKKAKLINNELMPLHNILFIEPNPIPIKWAAWKLGLIKEHTLRLPLTPLSYNSQILLKTILNQSKKIL, via the coding sequence ATGCTAAAAGGAAGCATTGTTGCAATTATTACACCAATGAATGAAAAAGGACAAATTTGCCGAACAAGTTTAAAAAAAATAGTACAATATCATATAAAAAACCAAACTAATGCAATTGTTTCTGTTGGAACAACTGGAGAATCATCAACTTTAAATAAAAAAGAACATAAAGACGTAATTTTATCAACTATAGAATTTGCAGATGGTAAAATACCGGTGATAGCAGGAACAGGAGCTAATTCAACAATAGAAGCAATTACATTAACAAAAAATTTAGAAAATTCAGGAATTTATGCCTGTTTAAGTGTCGTGCCATATTATAATAAACCAACACAAAATGGATTATATCAGCACTTTAAAAAAATTTCAGAAAATACTGATATTCCACAAATATTATATAATGTACCCAGTAGAACTGGTTGTGACATGTTACCTAAAACAGTAATTAAACTCTCAAAATTAAAAAATATAATAGGTATTAAAGAAGCTACTGGTGATCTGAAACGTGTGTATCAAATTCAAAAACATACTAAAAAAAACTTTTTATTACTTAGTGGTGATGATAGTACAGCATTAGAATTTATGCACCTAGGAGGTAATGGTGTCATTTCAGTAACTGCAAACATAGCAGCAAAAAAAATGTATGAAATGTGTAAATATGCTTTAGAAAAAGATTTCAAAAAAGCAAAATTAATTAATAATGAACTAATGCCTTTACATAACATATTATTCATAGAACCAAATCCTATACCAATAAAATGGGCTGCATGGAAATTGGGTTTAATTAAAGAACATACTTTACGTTTACCATTAACCCCATTATCATATAATTCACAAATTTTATTAAAAACAATTTTAAATCAATCTAAAAAAATATTATAA
- the aroC gene encoding chorismate synthase — protein MPGNTIGKIFRVHTFGESHGIALGCIIDGMPPGIKISKKYLQHELDRRKPGTSQYTTQRRELDKIKILSGIYNGTTTGTSIGLTIKNTDQRSQDYDNIQNTFRPGHADYTYHMKYGIRDPRGGGRSSARETAMRVAAGSIAKQYLKNIYNINIKGYLSQLGSIKCQLKSWNEVNNNPFFCPDPDQLPKLEKKIKFLKKNGNSIGAKITIISENIPVGLGEPVFDRLDADLAHSLMSINAVKGVEIGDGFSVIKQLGSENRDEMFDNHFLSNHSGGILGGISNGQPIVAKIALKPTSSIKIPTQTITTTGENTKIKIHGRHDPCVGIRAVPIAEAMFAITIMDHILRFQAQCGKINNTL, from the coding sequence ATGCCAGGAAATACAATTGGTAAAATTTTTCGAGTACATACATTCGGAGAATCACATGGAATAGCATTAGGATGCATCATAGATGGAATGCCTCCAGGAATAAAAATCTCTAAAAAATATTTACAACACGAACTTGACCGAAGAAAACCAGGAACCTCACAATACACAACACAAAGACGAGAATTAGATAAAATTAAAATTCTTTCCGGAATATATAATGGTACTACTACAGGAACAAGTATTGGTTTAACTATTAAAAATACTGATCAAAGATCACAAGATTACGATAATATCCAAAATACTTTTCGACCTGGTCATGCAGATTATACATATCATATGAAATATGGAATTCGAGATCCAAGAGGAGGAGGAAGATCTTCAGCACGAGAAACTGCAATGAGAGTAGCAGCAGGATCAATTGCAAAACAATACTTAAAAAACATATATAATATTAATATTAAAGGATACTTATCACAATTAGGTTCTATTAAATGTCAATTAAAATCATGGAACGAAGTAAATAATAACCCATTTTTTTGTCCTGATCCGGATCAATTACCAAAATTAGAAAAAAAAATAAAGTTTTTAAAAAAAAACGGAAATTCTATTGGAGCTAAAATTACCATTATATCTGAAAATATTCCTGTAGGTTTAGGAGAACCAGTTTTTGACAGACTAGATGCTGATTTAGCTCATTCCTTAATGAGCATTAACGCTGTAAAAGGAGTTGAAATTGGTGATGGATTTTCTGTAATAAAACAACTAGGAAGTGAAAATCGTGATGAAATGTTTGATAATCATTTTTTAAGCAACCATTCTGGAGGAATATTAGGAGGAATCAGTAATGGGCAACCCATAGTTGCCAAAATTGCATTAAAACCAACTTCTAGTATTAAAATACCAACTCAAACTATCACTACAACTGGAGAAAACACCAAAATTAAAATTCATGGAAGACATGATCCATGTGTAGGAATTCGAGCTGTACCTATAGCAGAAGCAATGTTTGCAATTACTATCATGGATCATATTTTAAGATTTCAAGCTCAATGCGGAAAAATAAACAACACATTATAA
- the smrB gene encoding endonuclease SmrB: MKRNKPIVCNDYKYFYEECKDIKRIKQDTVFHNQSYKLYKKRYEKRNICKQEVQSQFFNYISSGKNIMKNPVSYVREKCLMNELKKLKNNIYIPDVWLDVHGLNLNQVKKEIGKCLVFCSEKKIFCFAIIHGHGKNILKNQIPIWLSNHPDVIAFYQSPKMFGKNTTLFVLMDFRTMNRYNN, from the coding sequence ATGAAAAGAAATAAACCTATAGTATGTAATGACTATAAATATTTTTATGAAGAATGCAAAGATATTAAAAGAATAAAACAAGATACAGTTTTTCATAATCAATCTTATAAATTATATAAAAAACGTTATGAAAAACGTAATATTTGTAAGCAAGAGGTACAGAGTCAATTTTTTAATTATATTAGTTCAGGAAAAAATATTATGAAAAATCCAGTTTCATATGTTCGTGAAAAATGTTTAATGAATGAATTAAAAAAACTTAAAAATAATATATATATTCCAGATGTGTGGTTAGATGTCCATGGTTTAAATCTTAATCAAGTAAAAAAAGAAATAGGAAAATGTTTAGTATTTTGTAGTGAAAAAAAAATTTTTTGTTTTGCAATTATACATGGACATGGTAAAAATATATTAAAAAATCAAATTCCAATCTGGTTATCTAATCATCCTGACGTGATTGCATTTTATCAATCACCAAAAATGTTTGGTAAAAATACTACATTATTTGTTTTAATGGATTTTCGTACTATGAATCGTTATAATAATTAA
- the hisG gene encoding ATP phosphoribosyltransferase, producing the protein MLNKNRLRIAIQKSGRLSTESIQLLKKCGIKINLKQQQLISFSENMPIDVVRVRDDDIPGLVMDKVVDLGIIGENVIEEESLKRKITTKNKIYTIVQRLDFGICRLSLAIPINQEYVRIQDFCNMRIATSYPYLLKRYFDEKFIQCNCFILNGSVEVAPSAGLSDAICDLISTGATLEANGLKEVETIYSSTACLVSHVGGISKIKKILMDKLITRIKGVIKARESKYIMLHAPYSKLQSVISLLHGAEHPTILQLAGETDKVAIHMVSSENLFWETMEKLKILGASSILVLPIEKMME; encoded by the coding sequence ATGTTGAATAAAAACCGGTTACGTATTGCAATTCAAAAATCTGGTCGTTTAAGCACAGAATCTATTCAATTATTAAAAAAATGTGGTATAAAAATTAATTTGAAACAACAACAATTAATTTCATTTTCTGAAAATATGCCCATTGATGTTGTTCGCGTACGAGATGACGATATTCCAGGATTAGTGATGGATAAAGTTGTAGACTTAGGAATTATTGGAGAAAATGTAATAGAAGAAGAATCATTAAAACGTAAAATTACTACTAAAAATAAAATTTATACTATTGTTCAACGTTTAGATTTTGGTATATGTAGATTATCTTTGGCGATTCCAATAAATCAAGAATATGTAAGGATTCAAGATTTTTGCAATATGAGAATTGCTACCTCTTATCCTTATTTATTAAAAAGATATTTTGATGAAAAATTTATTCAATGTAATTGTTTTATATTAAATGGATCTGTTGAAGTTGCTCCCAGTGCTGGTTTATCTGATGCAATTTGTGATCTAATTTCTACTGGTGCAACTTTAGAAGCAAACGGTTTGAAGGAAGTAGAAACGATTTATTCTTCTACAGCATGTTTAGTATCTCATGTTGGAGGAATTTCTAAAATTAAAAAAATACTGATGGATAAATTAATTACTCGTATTAAAGGGGTAATTAAAGCACGAGAATCAAAATATATCATGCTTCATGCACCATATTCCAAATTACAATCTGTGATATCTTTATTGCATGGTGCAGAACATCCAACAATATTACAACTAGCGGGTGAAACAGACAAAGTAGCGATTCATATGGTAAGTAGTGAGAATTTATTTTGGGAAACCATGGAAAAATTAAAAATATTAGGTGCGAGTTCGATTTTAGTTCTACCAATTGAAAAAATGATGGAATAA
- the hisD gene encoding histidinol dehydrogenase, producing MLLCDVITYWDKLSELQKYNILLRPKMLHENNLESMIKSILLNVKKFGDDALFQYTEKFDNISLNCFHVSRTRINESEYFLSSEIKNAILVAKKNIEFFHQQQKLPMIDIHTQVGINCRQISLPIESVGLYVPGGTAPLLSTALMLSIPACIAKCKNIVLCSSPPISNEILYVSKICGIHQVFEIGGAQAIAALGFGTKMIPKVNKIFGPGNMYVTEAKKQLLQLIPNISIDMIAGPSELLIISDESSNPVFIASDVLSQLEHGTDSQVIVVSNTKKILELIIFHINQQLPNLLRKKIIHKSLLNSRFIFVKDFSDCVIISNLYAPEHLIIQSKYPDRVLKYITNAGSIFLGNWSPESVGDYASGTNHVLPTHGSSVSFSGLSVLDFQKRITVQELTPFGLRNIADTVKLLSLSEKMDAHSNAVTVRINDIRSKYGK from the coding sequence ATGTTGTTATGTGATGTTATTACTTATTGGGATAAGTTAAGTGAATTACAAAAATATAATATTTTATTAAGACCAAAAATGTTACATGAAAATAACTTAGAAAGTATGATAAAATCAATTTTATTGAATGTTAAAAAATTTGGAGACGATGCTTTATTTCAGTATACTGAAAAATTTGATAATATTTCATTGAATTGCTTTCATGTTTCTAGAACAAGGATTAATGAATCGGAATATTTTTTAAGTTCTGAGATTAAAAATGCTATTTTAGTAGCAAAAAAAAATATTGAGTTTTTTCATCAACAACAAAAATTACCAATGATTGATATTCATACTCAAGTCGGTATAAATTGTCGACAGATATCTTTACCAATAGAATCAGTAGGATTATATGTTCCTGGAGGAACTGCTCCTTTATTATCTACTGCTTTAATGTTATCAATACCTGCTTGTATTGCAAAATGTAAAAATATTGTATTGTGTTCTTCACCACCTATTTCAAATGAAATTTTATATGTTTCAAAAATTTGTGGTATTCATCAGGTATTTGAAATTGGAGGTGCTCAAGCTATTGCGGCTCTTGGTTTTGGTACTAAAATGATTCCTAAGGTAAATAAGATATTTGGACCAGGAAACATGTATGTTACCGAAGCTAAAAAACAATTACTACAATTAATACCTAATATATCAATTGATATGATTGCTGGTCCATCAGAATTATTAATTATTTCTGATGAAAGTTCTAATCCTGTATTTATTGCATCAGATGTATTATCTCAATTGGAACATGGTACAGATTCTCAAGTTATTGTTGTTTCAAATACAAAAAAAATTTTAGAATTAATAATATTTCATATTAATCAACAGTTACCAAATTTATTAAGAAAAAAAATTATTCATAAATCTTTACTAAATAGCCGTTTTATTTTTGTGAAAGATTTTTCAGATTGTGTTATAATTTCTAATCTTTATGCTCCAGAACATTTAATAATTCAAAGTAAATATCCAGATAGGGTTTTAAAATATATTACTAATGCTGGTTCTATATTTTTAGGAAATTGGTCCCCGGAATCTGTTGGTGATTATGCATCCGGTACTAATCATGTTTTACCCACCCATGGTAGTTCTGTATCTTTTTCAGGATTAAGTGTATTAGATTTTCAAAAAAGAATTACTGTTCAGGAATTGACTCCATTTGGTTTAAGAAATATTGCTGATACTGTTAAATTGTTATCTTTATCTGAAAAGATGGATGCTCACAGTAATGCAGTTACAGTTCGTATTAATGATATTAGGTCAAAATATGGAAAATAG
- the hisC gene encoding histidinol-phosphate transaminase, translated as MILGQNMENSIYKLSRQDIIHLKGYQSARMIGDQGHVWLNANESPYEFIFNIKNLKYNRYPEFQPKKLIEKYSIYSNTSIENILVSRGSDEAIELLIRVFCRYKKDYIIICPPTYAMYSKISEIYGIHNIFIPMFKNCSLNVKKIKLFSLNSKLIYICRPNNPTGHIIDVLDIIDILEYTSRTTIVVIDEAYIEFCINDNLIYLLKQYHNLVILRTLSKAFGLAGIRCGFAVANVKIIKLLKKVITPYPLPVPSIYIANKALNKKGILRMQSQVKLLNNNKSWLIKEINKISFVEYVYPSSTNYILVQFKSSDYVFRKLLDQGIVLRDQSHIKGLLNCIRISIGSYEECVYLINALRSISSC; from the coding sequence ATGATATTAGGTCAAAATATGGAAAATAGTATTTATAAATTATCTCGTCAGGATATTATTCATTTAAAAGGTTATCAATCTGCTCGTATGATTGGGGATCAGGGTCATGTTTGGTTAAATGCAAATGAGTCTCCTTATGAATTTATTTTTAATATAAAAAATTTGAAATATAATCGTTATCCTGAATTTCAACCAAAAAAATTAATTGAAAAATATTCTATTTATTCTAATACTAGTATAGAAAATATTTTAGTAAGTCGCGGTTCTGATGAAGCTATTGAATTATTGATAAGGGTTTTTTGTAGATATAAGAAAGATTATATTATTATTTGTCCTCCTACTTATGCAATGTATTCTAAAATATCTGAAATATATGGAATTCATAATATTTTTATTCCAATGTTTAAAAATTGTTCTTTGAATGTGAAAAAAATTAAATTATTTTCTTTAAATTCAAAATTAATATACATTTGTCGACCAAATAATCCAACTGGTCATATAATAGATGTATTAGATATTATTGATATATTAGAATATACTTCTCGTACTACTATTGTGGTGATTGATGAAGCGTATATTGAATTTTGTATTAATGATAATTTAATATATCTATTAAAACAATATCATAATTTAGTAATTTTGAGAACTTTATCTAAAGCATTTGGTTTAGCTGGAATTAGATGTGGTTTTGCTGTTGCAAATGTTAAAATCATTAAATTATTAAAAAAAGTGATTACACCGTATCCATTACCCGTTCCTTCTATATATATTGCTAATAAAGCATTAAATAAAAAAGGAATATTACGTATGCAAAGTCAAGTTAAATTATTAAATAATAATAAATCTTGGTTAATAAAAGAAATTAATAAAATTAGTTTTGTTGAATACGTATATCCTAGTAGTACGAATTATATATTAGTTCAATTTAAATCTTCAGATTATGTATTTCGTAAATTATTAGATCAAGGTATTGTATTAAGAGACCAAAGTCATATAAAAGGATTATTAAATTGTATTAGGATATCTATTGGTTCTTATGAAGAATGTGTATACCTTATAAATGCTTTAAGAAGTATATCATCATGTTGA
- the hisB gene encoding bifunctional histidinol-phosphatase/imidazoleglycerol-phosphate dehydratase HisB, with the protein MQEKILFIDRDGTLIDEPKDNFQIDKIEKLIFEPFVIHTLYKLSQLNFKFVLVSNQDGLYTDQFSYNSFIVPHKCMVDVFSSQGIFFDYILICPHFPEDDCNCRKPNIELVKPWLMNKNLDVNNSYVIGDRITDIELSEKMGIQGILYHREDKNWNDIYDIISKKQRYFKIVRNTNETKITIEIWLEKKGKSKINTGIGFFDHMLEQISIHSNILMNINVVGDLFVDDHHVIEDTGIVLGNAILKCLGDKIGIHRFGFHVPMDESCSHCILDLSGRGYLKFIGNFSNQFVGDFSTDMVEHFFQSLSNSMKTTVHIVVFGKNDHHKIEGIFKSFGRSLRAAIQVSGNVLPTSKGIL; encoded by the coding sequence GTGCAAGAAAAAATATTATTTATTGATCGTGATGGTACTTTAATTGATGAGCCAAAGGATAATTTTCAGATAGATAAAATTGAAAAATTAATCTTCGAACCATTTGTTATTCATACTTTATATAAACTAAGTCAATTGAATTTTAAATTTGTTTTAGTGAGTAATCAAGATGGTTTATATACTGATCAGTTTTCTTATAATAGTTTTATTGTACCTCATAAGTGTATGGTGGATGTATTTTCTTCACAAGGGATATTTTTTGATTACATTTTAATTTGTCCTCATTTTCCAGAAGATGATTGTAATTGTAGAAAACCAAATATTGAGTTAGTAAAACCTTGGTTAATGAATAAAAATTTAGATGTTAATAATAGTTATGTTATTGGTGATCGTATTACAGATATTGAATTATCAGAAAAAATGGGAATTCAAGGTATTTTATATCATCGAGAAGATAAAAACTGGAATGATATTTATGATATTATTTCTAAAAAACAAAGATATTTTAAAATTGTTCGCAATACTAATGAAACAAAAATTACAATAGAAATTTGGTTAGAAAAAAAAGGGAAAAGTAAAATCAATACTGGTATTGGTTTTTTTGATCATATGTTAGAACAAATTTCTATTCATTCAAATATATTAATGAATATCAATGTTGTTGGTGATTTGTTTGTTGATGACCATCATGTGATTGAAGATACTGGAATTGTTTTGGGTAATGCTATTTTAAAATGTTTAGGTGATAAAATAGGTATTCATCGTTTTGGTTTTCATGTTCCAATGGATGAAAGTTGTTCACATTGTATATTGGATTTATCTGGTCGCGGTTATTTAAAGTTTATTGGTAATTTTAGTAATCAATTTGTTGGTGATTTCAGTACTGATATGGTAGAACATTTTTTTCAATCATTGTCAAATAGTATGAAAACTACAGTTCATATAGTCGTTTTTGGTAAAAATGATCATCATAAAATTGAAGGTATTTTTAAATCTTTTGGTAGATCTTTAAGAGCTGCAATACAAGTTTCTGGTAATGTTCTTCCTACTTCAAAAGGAATATTATAA
- the hisH gene encoding imidazole glycerol phosphate synthase subunit HisH encodes MSIVILDTKCSNLLSVKLSIEKLGYNPIITNDTKIILKAKKLFLPGVGSASEIMKILSSKKLIDVIKNIKCPTLGICLGMQLLSSFSEESNGINMLGILDSCVSLLNTNDLPLPHTGWNQIFFDNYNPLFKNISSGSWFYFIHSYAFSLNKYTISKTLYNIYFSSSVQKDNFFGVQFHPEKSGCIGEKLLLNFLEM; translated from the coding sequence ATGAGTATAGTAATTTTAGATACTAAGTGTTCTAATTTATTATCTGTGAAATTATCTATTGAAAAATTAGGTTATAATCCTATTATTACAAATGATACTAAAATTATTTTAAAAGCTAAGAAATTATTTTTACCTGGAGTTGGTAGTGCATCAGAAATTATGAAAATATTATCCAGTAAAAAATTAATTGATGTTATTAAAAATATTAAATGTCCTACATTAGGAATTTGTCTTGGTATGCAATTATTATCTTCTTTTAGCGAAGAATCTAATGGAATAAATATGTTAGGAATCTTAGATTCATGCGTATCATTGTTAAATACAAATGATTTACCATTGCCACATACTGGATGGAATCAAATATTTTTTGATAATTATAATCCTTTATTTAAAAATATTTCTTCAGGATCATGGTTTTATTTCATTCATAGTTATGCTTTTTCTTTGAATAAATATACAATTTCTAAAACTTTGTATAATATATATTTTAGTTCTTCTGTTCAAAAGGATAACTTTTTTGGAGTTCAATTTCATCCAGAAAAATCTGGGTGTATTGGTGAAAAATTACTATTAAATTTTTTAGAGATGTAA
- a CDS encoding 1-(5-phosphoribosyl)-5-[(5-phosphoribosylamino)methylideneamino] imidazole-4-carboxamide isomerase, whose protein sequence is MIIPSIDIINNKIVRLYQGDYGLVKYYHDDIYNILSKYIFYGSKVIHIVDLDSARSSEKKRSKIFYKIINTFKNFIQIAGGICTEKEIEYFLSIGAKRIVIGSAVINNIKKVKNWIQYYGNDYIVAALDIRITEKNIKNVCIHGWETKTNIQLEDVLYDLSSVNIKHVLCTDISRDGTLMGPNLDLYQDLVAQFPSIHFQSSGGICQLSDIEKLKKIGVRDIIIGKSLLEKKFTILEAVQCWQKGSFLASM, encoded by the coding sequence ATGATTATTCCATCAATAGATATAATAAATAATAAAATTGTACGATTATATCAAGGTGATTATGGTTTAGTAAAATATTATCATGATGATATATACAATATATTAAGTAAATATATTTTTTATGGTTCAAAAGTTATACATATAGTAGATCTTGATTCTGCTAGAAGTTCTGAAAAAAAAAGAAGTAAAATTTTTTATAAAATTATTAATACTTTTAAAAATTTTATACAAATTGCTGGTGGAATTTGTACAGAAAAGGAAATAGAATATTTTTTATCTATTGGAGCTAAACGAATTGTTATTGGATCAGCTGTTATTAACAATATTAAAAAAGTAAAAAATTGGATTCAATATTATGGTAATGATTATATTGTAGCAGCACTAGATATTCGAATAACTGAAAAAAATATAAAAAATGTTTGTATCCATGGTTGGGAAACTAAAACTAATATTCAATTAGAAGATGTTTTATATGATTTATCTTCTGTAAATATTAAACATGTTCTTTGTACAGACATATCTCGAGATGGTACTTTAATGGGACCAAATTTAGATTTATATCAAGATTTGGTAGCACAATTTCCAAGTATTCATTTTCAATCTTCTGGTGGAATTTGTCAGTTGAGTGATATTGAGAAATTAAAAAAAATTGGTGTCAGAGACATTATTATTGGAAAAAGTTTATTAGAGAAAAAATTTACTATTTTGGAGGCAGTACAATGTTGGCAAAAAGGATCATTCCTTGCCTCGATGTGA
- the hisF gene encoding imidazole glycerol phosphate synthase subunit HisF: protein MLAKRIIPCLDVRNGCVVKGIQFRNHVIIGDIISLSKKYVSDGADELVFYDIHASANHELVDRKWIHKIAQVIDIPFCVAGGIKNITDVKNILSSGADKISINSPALSDPNLITRISDRFGSQCVVVGIDSWFDKDSNDYFVYQYTGCQEMTKKTMWRTVDWIKEVQKKGAGEIVLNMMNQDGVCCGYDLKQLKIMKKVCHVPLIASGGAGIMKDFYNVFKNTNVDGALAASVFHKNMFSIQELKNFLFLKGINIRKC from the coding sequence ATGTTGGCAAAAAGGATCATTCCTTGCCTCGATGTGAGAAACGGATGCGTAGTAAAGGGAATACAGTTTCGTAATCATGTGATTATTGGGGACATAATATCTCTTTCTAAAAAGTATGTTTCAGATGGTGCAGATGAGTTAGTTTTTTATGATATTCATGCTTCTGCAAATCATGAATTAGTTGACAGAAAATGGATACATAAAATTGCACAAGTAATCGATATTCCTTTTTGTGTAGCAGGTGGTATTAAAAATATTACTGATGTAAAAAATATTTTGTCTTCTGGTGCAGATAAAATTTCAATTAATTCTCCTGCATTGAGTGATCCTAATTTAATTACTCGTATTTCTGATCGTTTTGGTTCACAATGTGTGGTAGTTGGAATTGATTCTTGGTTCGATAAGGATTCTAACGATTATTTTGTTTATCAATATACTGGTTGTCAAGAAATGACAAAAAAAACCATGTGGCGTACTGTAGATTGGATAAAAGAAGTTCAAAAAAAAGGTGCTGGGGAAATTGTATTAAATATGATGAATCAAGATGGTGTGTGTTGTGGTTATGATTTAAAACAATTAAAAATTATGAAAAAAGTTTGTCATGTTCCATTAATTGCTTCTGGTGGAGCAGGTATTATGAAAGATTTTTATAATGTATTTAAAAATACCAATGTTGATGGAGCATTGGCTGCATCAGTATTTCATAAAAATATGTTTAGTATTCAAGAATTAAAAAATTTTTTATTTTTAAAAGGAATTAATATAAGAAAATGTTAA